The genomic DNA GACTCCCCACTGCTGCTTATCGCCGCCGCGGCCGGTGCCCTGGCCGTCGCACTCGGCACGCGGTGGCTGCAGCGCAGCGCGCTGGTTACTGCCGACGCCGCCCTAGGCCTCATCTTCCCCGCCCTCTTTGCCGCCGGTGTCATCCTCATCTCTACCCGAATGAGCCACGTACATATCGATGTCCACGCCGTCTTGGTTGGCGATGTTAACCTCGCCGCCTTTTCCAATCCCCACTACTGCTATGTCATGGCCGCCGTGCTCGCCGCGAATGCGATCTTTTTCGTCCTTTCCCTGCCGCGTCTTGCTGCTATATCTTTTGACGCCGCGTTCTGCACCGTGCGCGGGGTCCACTCCCGTGCTGTACAGACAACGTTTATGGCGGTCGTTGCCTGCACGGCTACTGCCGCTTTCCACGCCGTCGGCGCCATGCTGGTGATCGCCTTGATGGTCTTTCCCACCATGACCGCGCGGCTTTTCACCCGCCGCGTGCCTACCCTAATGCTCGCCGCTTGCGGCATCGCGGCACTCAGCGCAGTCGCAGGATTCTGGCTGGCCTATTGGCTTGATGCGGCCACCTCCGCCGCGATGACGGTCACCAATGCCACTCTTTTCTTCGCGGCACTAGCTGCCTATCGGCTGCGCCGTCGCGCCTACCTTGGCTAATTGCCGCCCGCGCGTGCCGCAGTGGCACAATAGTGGCTATGTCTGCCTCCAAGTCTGCCCCGCATTCCAAGGACCATTCCGCCGGCCGTTTCTCCGCCACTGCCCAGGATTGGCTCGAGGGCGCACGCCCGCATACCTGGGCCAACGCTTTTGCGCCCGTCGTTGCGGGCACCGGCGCAGCCTTTGGCATCGGCGGCGGCCACGTGGTCCGCGCGCTCCTCGCACTCATCGTGGCATGGGCGCTTATCATCGGCGTGAACTATGCCAATGACTACTCCGACGGCATCCGCGGCACCGACGACGACCGCACCGGCCCACAGCGCCTCACCGGCGGCGGTCTGGCCCGCCCGCAGCACGTAAAGCTCGCGGCCTTTGCCGCCTTCGCCGTGGCCGGGATGGCCGGCTTCGCGCTCTCCCTCGCGGCGCACGCGTGGTGGCTCATCCTGATCGGCGCGCTGTGCATCGCCGGCGCGTGGTTTTATACCGGCGGCAAGAATCCGTATGGCTACCGCGGGCTCGGCGAGGTCGCCGTGTTCGTCTTCTTCGGGCTCGTCGCCGTGCTCGGCACCGAATTCACCCAGGCCGGCCGCCTGTCGTGGTCGGGCCTCGCGCTAGCCGTGGGCATCGGCACGATGAGCTCCGGCGTCAACTTGGTCAACAATATCCGCGATATTCCCTCCGACGCCGAAACCGGCAAGATTACCCTCGCCGTACGGCTTGGCAATGACAAGGCTCGCCTGCTCTTCACGGTGCTACTCCTGCTACCCTTCTTGCTGACTATCGGCATCGCCTTTAGCAGCTGGCTCGCGCTCGCCGGCTTGGTCTACTTCCCCTTCGCGCTGCGCGCCATCCGCACCGTCAACCGCGGCGCCCAAGGCCCCGAGCTCATCCCCGTGCTCGGCCTGACCGGCCGCGCGATGCTCATGTGGGCCGTTATCGAGGCCGCAGCGCTTATCATCGTCTAATCCTGCGCGGCGCGGCCTTCCAGCTCCGCCTGCACCCAGCGCTTGTGGGCCTTGCGCTGAGCGGAATACTCGGCCAGCGTTTGGGTGGCCTCGATGCGCCACTTTTTAAAGATCAGCATCGATAGCGGCAGCGCCACAAAAAGCGCCAACAGCGCCGCGACGAGCACTGGAATGGGAAAACCGATGGCGATGGCCAAAATCTCGATCACCGCGGTCAAAGCGATAAAAAGCACTACACGGGCGAGCCCATACTTCCACAGCGCCGCGCGCGAACGACGGCGCAGTTCCGGATCCGGCTTGGGTGGCTCAGGGTTATGCGTCATGGGGGTTGATTGTACGCGGTGCAGGTAGGATCGCACGCATGGGCCGAATTATCCTCCTCTTACTCTTTGTCCTCGCCGCCTACTTGGTGTGGAAGGCCTTCGGGCCCTCCACATGGAAAAAGCGCGAGGTGGAACAACCCCGCGCTATCAAAGGCCCCGACGATGACGAGGAATTCCTCTGGAACTTAGAAAAGGAGCGCTTCAAGCAGCGCCGCGCACAGGAGGCGGAGGAAGAAAAACGCCGCCAGCGCCGCAATCGCGGCACCGACGGCGACAAGGACTAGGAATCCTTCGGCACGAAGCGCATCTCCAAGCCGAGGGCCTCGGCCACGGCGGTAATCTTTTCCCACCGCACGCCCGCTCCACCGTGCTCGATGGTGTGGAGGGTGGAGCGGGAGATACCGGCGGCGTCGGCAAGCTGCTGCTGCAAAATGCCCAACTCGCGGCGGCGCTCGGCAAATTGTGCGCCCAGCCCCAAAATCACCGCATTATCGCCAGCCGGCTTTCCCTGCTTATGACGCGGGCTCGTATGCTCCGCCATCTAATTCAGCCCCGCGTAGGAGTGCAGGCCGGAGACCACCATGTTAATGAAGAAGAGGTTGAAGACCATCAGCGCCATCGCCATGACGTTGATCCACGGCGCCGCCTTGCGGAAGGCCGGCGTCGCACGCGCATGCAGGTATGCGGCATACAGGATCCAGGTGGCAAAGGACACGGTCTCCTTCGGGTCCCAGCCCCAGAAGCGGCCCCAGGCGGACTCGGCCCAGATGGCACCCAAGATGATGCCCAGACCCAAGGTCGGCAGGGTGATAACAGCCAGGCGGTAGGCCAGCTGGTCAATCTTCGCGGCAGAAGGCAACGGGCGGGCTACAGCACCGAGGAGGCCATGCTCGGCATGCTTTGGCTGTGCCATACGCAAAAGAGTCAGCAGCGAGACAATGCCGGAGATAATACCGATGGACGCGCCCAAGGAAACCACGGTGACGTGGATAGGCAGCCAGTGCGACTGCAGCGCCGGCACCACCGGGGCAGACTCGGCATAGAGCTTGGTGGATCCATAAAACATTAGCGCCAGCACCGGGGTGAGCAGCCATGGCCACACGGTGCGCCACTCCTTGCGCTGCATGGCCATATTGCCCACCAGCAGCACACCGAAGCTCACCATCAACACGTACTCGTACAGGTTGCCAAATGGGAAGCGGCCGGTAGCCAGGCCGCGCAGCACAATCGCCGCGGCGTGCAGCGCAATACCTACCCACATCAGCGCGCTGGTCATGCCGCCGAGCTTATCGGCCTTGCGCTCCTTTTCCTTCAGCTCATCGGCCGTGATTCCGGAAGAGGACTGGGCAACCTCACCCTCATAGCTTTGCTTGTCGACGCCCCCAGCGCCCGCACCCACCAAGACCTTCGCGGCTTGGGACTTCACGGCGCGGCGGCCCTCAATAATGCCCTGCATGCGTCCGTAGTAAAACAGCGACAAAAAGAGCGCGACGCAGTACACCACAAAGGCGGTCTGTACCGCGATATCTGAGAAATTAGACAGATTCTGATCGATCTGCATGAATGCTCCTAGCCTTCACACGTGTGGGGGTAAGTGCTGATTACCTTACTCAGCGAAACAGCCTAATCCAACTTTTGTTGGACTAGGCCGGCGTACTAATCATCGGTATAAAGCTCGTCTTCTTCGACTTCGTCTGGGTCCGGCAACTCCAACAGCGCCCGGTGCAGCTCGTGGAACTCCTCGGACCAACCGGCGCGATCGGTGCGGGCGAGGCCGCCCATCTCCACGTCGGTGCCGCCGGCCGCGTTCGGCCGCAGGCGGATGTAGACGCGGCGGCGCTTAATTATCAGCGATCCCACCAAGGAAATGAGCATCACCAGCGCGGAGGCCAGCACCCACTTCTGGAAAGGATCATAAGAAACCTGGTAGTTGGCGAACTCGCTGGCGCCGTCGAAGGTGATCTTCGTGCCATCGTCCAGGGTTACGTCCTCGCCCTGGTTGAGGTTCACGCGGTCAATCTTTTGTAGCTGGCCGGACTGCACCAGGTTCGGGTCCAGCGAGAAGAAGGACTGCGGCGTGCCGGTGTCCAGGCCGGCATCACCGCGGTAGATATCGATGGCCATCGCCGGATCATTCAGGCCCGGATACGAGGACTGCAGCAGCTTGCCGTTCTCGCCGGACCACTCGGCCGTGGGCGCGAAGAGGCCCTGGATGGCGATCTGGTTCTGACGGCGGTCATAGAGATCTGGATGCATGCCAGCCGGCGGGTCAAAGCGCATCGCGCCGGATGACAAGAAGAAGGTCGTGTCATTCGGCTGGAACTGAATAGTCTGGGTGCGCTTTTCGCCATTGGGCCATTCCACCGTAACCGTCGGCGCATAGCCGTGGCCCTGCAAGTAGACGCGGTTGTGCGCCAAGCGCAGCGGGTGGTTGACCTTAAGCTCATAATCCTTCCACTCGGAGTCATCCTTGTAGATATCCTCGCCCTCCGCATAGGAGACGTTGGAAGTAAACATCTCCGCTTGACCGTTGGGCAGGTATTCCGCCGCGAAGTCGTGGGCTATGAGGCAGAAGGGGTGGAGCCCGGTGCCGTCGAAAAGCGGGCCGGCGCGGAAGGAATCAAAGTTAGACGTGGAGGTATTGCAGAACTCCGTGGACTGGTCCAGGGTCTGGCCGCCGCCCTGGGAGCCGGACTCTGTGACCACGATGACCTGGCCCTCGTAGTTGACTAGCTTGCCGGCCGCGACGGTAACCAAGATGGCCACCAGCGCCACGTGGAAGATGAGGTTGGCCAGCTCGCGACCATAGCCGCGCTCCGCGGAAAACGTGTGCACGCCGGCGCGGTCCTCTTCTGGGGAGTACTCGGCCACGCGCCACTTTTTTAAGCGCTTCTGGATTTCCGCGGACAACTCCTCCTCGTTCTTTTCCGAGTGCCCCTCGGCCGCCAGTGGCAGCTTGTGGAGATACTTCGGCGCGCGCGTGGGCGGGGTCTTCCATGCCTTATAGTGATTCCAGGAACGCGGCAGGATGCAGCCCACCAGGGAAATGGCCAAGAGGACGAAGATGGCCTGGAACCAGACGGAAGAAAAGACGTCGAAAAGCTGCAGCTTGTCGTAGATCTTCGCTACGTTGCCGTTGGACTCGATGAAGTCCTGCACGTTCTGCTCGTTGAGGTCGCGCTGCGGCAGCAAGGAACCAGGAATCGCGGCCAGCGCCAGCAAGAAAAGCAGCGCCAGTGCCGTGCGCATGCTGGTCAGCCAATGCCAGGCTTTGCGGAAGTATTTCACGTCTCTCCTAAATCAGGGTTGCGCCAAAGTTGCCTGTCCACTGGCGGATGAGGCTGATGAACTCGCCCCACAGGCCGGTTACCAGGGCCAAGCCGACGAGGATCATGGCCACGCCGCCGATTATCTGGATGGTATGCGAGTGCTTGCGCGCCCACGAAATCGTGCGCATCGCCCGCGCAGACCCCAGCGCCACCAGAAGGAACGGCAGGCCCAAGCCCAGGCAATAAAAGATGATGAGCAGCACGCCGCGCGCGGCCGTCATTCCCTCGGTGCCGGCCGATACGGACATAATGGCGGCCAGCGTTGGCCCCAGGCACGGCGTCCAGCCCAGCGCGAATATCCCGCCAAGCAGGGGCGCACCCAGCCAAGTAGTCCAGCGCTTCGGAGCCATGCGGGTGTCCTTCTGCAGCGCCGGAATCGCGCCCAAGAAGACCACGCCCATCAGGATGGTCACGCCGCCGCCGATGCGCATGAGCATTTCCTCATTGAGCCGGAGCGCGGAAATTGCGCCGAATACGGAGACCGTCGCCAGCAGGAAAACCACGGTGAAGCCTAGGATAAACAGTGCGGATGCAAGGACAACGGCCCATTGCCTGCGCTTGCCGACGCCCACTCCCAACTCACCGTCAAACGTAACCTCGCCGCCCACCACGCCGGCCAGGTAGGAAATATAGCCGGGCACCAGCGGGATCACGCATGGGCTGGCGAAGCTCACCAACCCCGCCAGGGCGGCCGCGAGCAGGCCCAAAATAAGTGGGCCGGAGGTCGCGGCCTCGGCAAAGGTAGTGCCGATGCTCGCTGCGTTGTCCATTTATTCCTTTTCTAACTTATCCACTACGTCCATCACATCTTTAGCGGTGATGGACCGCAAAAAGACCGTAGCCGGGCGGTGCTGTTTATCCAAGACGATGGTGGTCGGAACCACAGAGGTGGGCACACCACCCAGGGCCGCAGCGGTCTTAAACGGTGGATCATAGATGGAGGGATACTCCAGCCCGTTGTCTTCGAGGAAATCATTGGAAACCTGCGGGTTATAGTCGCGCACATTGATGCCCAAGACGGTGCCGATTTTCCGCTTTTGGACCTCGGAGTGAATCTCTTGGAGATCATCGGCCTCGGAACGGCAGGGCGCGCACCACTGGCCCCAGGAGTTGAGCACGACGATTTCTCCGTCATAGTCCTCCAAGGAGATGGTCTTATCCGTATCGCGCACATTATCGCCGGAGAACGTGCGCAGCGGCTTGCGCTCGGATTCCTCGTAGTTGATGACCTTTTCGCCGCCGGGCGTAATGAACTCGAAGTTGCCGCCGGTAGCCACCGCGTTTTGCGCGTTATCGGAATCCTGCGAGCAACCAGCTAGCGGCAGGGCGACGGCCGCTGCCGCTAGCACTGCGCCGACTGCGCGTCTGCGTTGTAGTGCCATTAAATCTCCTGCGCCGGCGAGGAGTAGAAAATATCGGTGACCTGGTTGTCCTCGAAAAGCAGCGAGGTGACCGAGGCCAGATCGCATTCGCGGTTCCACGGCGCGTGCGGCAAGCGCTGGCCCAGTACGGTGCGCTGCACCATCACGATGGGCAGCTGGTGGCTCACCAAGATTGCCTCGTGGCCGGCCGCGGCGGTGCGGGCGCGCTCGATGGAGCCCAGCATGCGCTCGGCAATCTGCTCATAGGACTCGCCCCACGATGGCTCCAGCGGATTGACCAGCAGCGGCCAGCGGCGCGGGTTCCACAGCGCGGAGCGCAGGCCCTTGGTGCGCAGGCCCTCGAAGCGGTTGCCGGACTCGATGAGCGTCTTATCGACGTCCACGTCCAGCCCCGTTACCTCCGCAATCGGCTGCGCGGTTTCCTGGGCGCGCTGCAGCGGCGAGGCCGCCAGGTAGGTCACGTCATGATCACGGAAGGACTCCGCGGTGCGCGCCGCCATGGAATGCCCGCGCGAGGACAGGTGATAGCCCGGGATGCGTCCGTAGAGGATCTTCTCTGGGTTGTGGACCTCGCCGTGACGCACGAGGTGAACGATGGTGCGTGTCATGTCTCTCCTTAGTGTGCGGGACGCGCGGCGGCCGCAGCCTGGGCGGCGGGTTTGAGGGCGGCTTCGATGAGTTCAAAGTCGGCGTCGTTAAGCGCATCCGAGACAAACCAGGTCTCAAATGGGCTCGGCGCGACGTAGATGCCGTTATCCAGCAGGGCGTGGAAGAACGGGGTGAAGCGGAAGGTCTCGGCCGCCTGCATATCGGCAAAGTTGCGGCCCTCGCCCTCGGCAAAGCGGATGGAGAACATCGAGGACGCGCGCTGGATATGGTGCGCTACGCCCTCGGCCGACAGCGCGGAGGATATCATGCCGGTCAAGCGGTCCGCGTTGGCCTGCAGGCGCTCGTAGAGCGATTCATCGGCCAGCTCCAAAGACTTCAAGCCGGAGGCCATTGCCACCGGGTTTCCGGATAGCGTACCTGCCTGATAGACCGGCCCTTCCGGCGCAAGGTAGTCCATGACTTCGGCGCGGCCACCGAAGGCAGCGGCCGGCAGGCCACCGGAGACGACCTTGCCAAAGGTCACCAGGTCCGCCGCCACGCCGTCGACGCCGTACCAGCCCTTATAAGAGGTGCGGAAGCCGGTCATGACCTCGTCGAGGATAAGGAGGGCGCCGTCTTCATGGGCGACGTCGGCAAGCGCGGCGTTGAAGCCCTCCGCCGGAGCCACGGTACCCATATTGCCGGCCGAGGCCTCCGCAATAATGCAGGCAATCTCGCCGGGGTTCTGCGCAAATGCCTCGCGCACGGCCTCGATATCGTTATAAGGAACAACGATAGTATCGGCCGCCGTCGCACCCGTCACGCCCGGAGAATCCGGCAGCGCAAAGGTCGCCACACCGGAACCGGCCGAGGCCAAAAGCGCATCCACATGGCCGTGGTAGCAACCCTCAAACTTCAGCACCTTGGCGCGGCCGGTGTAGCCGCGGGCCAGGCGCACCGCAGACATGGTGGCCTCGGTGCCGGAGTTGACCATGCGCACCTTATCGGCCGCGGTGCGCGACACAATGGCCTCCGCAAGCAAAGCCTCACCCTCGGTGGGCGAGCCAAAGCTCAAACCGCCCGCAGCCGCCTTCTGCACGGCCTCCACAATCTCCGGGTGGGCGTTGCCGTGAATCATCGGGCCATAGGAACTGACCAGGTCAACGTACTCATGGCCGTCAACGTCCCACAGGCGCGAGCCCGCGCCGCGCTCAATCACGCGGGCCTGACCACCCACGGAGCCAAACGCGCGCACCGGCGAGTTCACCCCGCCCGGAATCACCTTGGAGGAACGCTCAAACCACTGTTGCGACTGGGAAGTATTAGGCATGTCTGACATTCTAGCGATTCGCGCGCTATACAAAAGTTGGACTGCGCGATTCACAGTGAGCCGCTAAACTTCGGGGCGTTGCACTTTTCAATTCGGGGGGATTTTCCATGCAGCGCACTCTCATTTTCGCCATCCTGGCCGCTTTCTGCCTCGCCGGCTGCGCCCATCCCGAGCGGCCGCTGCCTACCTCGGTGGGTGCCACACCGCTTGCCGACGCCCCCTCGTGGCAACCCCCTCCCCGTCCGCTCACCCCGCGCGATCTGCCGAGTAAGGACCCGTCCCCTCCTCCGCCTCCGGCCGCGGAGCCTTCGTCGACGGACGCGGCGCCTGCTCCCGCGCCCGGACCTGCTTCGCATCCTGGCCCGACGCCCGCACCCCAGCAGCGGCCCGCACCTGCACCTGCACCGGCACCCCGCCCGCAACCTGCGGCGCCGGCTCCGCGCCCGCCCGCGCGGGATAAAAGCGGCCTGCCAAACCTGAATATCCCGCCTCACGAGGTCCGCGGGCGCATCGAGGACGCGGTGCCTGATGTGCCCGCCGTGCCTGCGCCCGCCCCGCCGGAGTTGCCGCTGCCGCCCGCGCCGCGCATTCCGGGCCGCTAGCTCACCGCTTTCAGCCCCACGATGCCGCCGATGATCATGACGAGGAATAACACCTTCCACGCCGTGGCGGCCTCGTGTCCAGCGGCGAAGGAATAAATAACCGCCACCGAGGCGCCAACGCCCGCCCACACCGCATAGGCCGTGCCCACCGGGATGCTGCGCATCGCCCACGCCAGCCCGCCCATGGAAATCGCGCAAGCCACGAGGAAAATGAGCGAGGGCCACAGGCGAGTAAAACCAGCGGACTTATCCAGCGCCGCCGCCCACACGGCCTCGAATGCGCCGGAGAAAATCAAGATAAACCACGCCATAGCTGCTTCCTGGCCGTCTTTTCGCGTCGCCGGGTACGGCTCCCTCGTCCGGGGCCCGCACAAAAGGCGGCGAGCCTGCACCCAATGATGGCACACTGGGAAAGCATGAGGATTGCATTTCTTGGAACTGGCCGCATGGGAACCGAACTAGCCCGCCGCCTGCTCAATGAGCAGGACGACATCGAGATGACCGTCTGGAACCGCACCGCCGAACGCGCCCAGCCACTCGTGGAAGAAGGCGCCGAGCTCGCCGCCACGCCCACCGACGCCGTAGCGAACGCCGACGTCATTATCACCTCGCTCTTCGGGCCCGACGATGTCCGCGAGGTCATCATCGAGCCGCAACTCATCCCCGCGGGCGTGACGTGGATCGATACCACCACCGTCTCGCCCAACGATGCCCGCGAGTTCGCCGCCGCCGTGGAGACCTACGTCCACGCCCCGGTCGTCGGCACGCTCGGCCCGGCCCGCGAGGGCAAGCTCGGCGTCTATGTGGGCACGCCCGCCGACGCCCGCCGTGAGCAAGCCATGTCCCTCGCCGAGTCCTGGGCGGGCGAAGACAAGCTCATCGGAGTGGAGGCGGCGGCCACGGCGGCCATCGGAAAGCTGCTGGCGAACCTCGCGCTCGCCGTCACCGCCGAGGGCCTGCTCGAAGCCCTACAGCTCGGCGAGTCCGAGGGCCTGGACTCCGAGGTGGTGCTGCAGATGCTCGATATCACCGGCCTGTCCTTCATCGCCAATATGAAGGCGCCGTTTATCACCGGCGAGCGCAATACCGACCCGGGCGATTTCACCGTCGACGCCCTGGCCAAGGACGCCAAGCTCATGGAGATGACCTCTACCAAGCCGCTGCCCGCCCTTACCGCCGCCATCGGCCGCTTCGAAGAGATGCAGGCCATGGGCCACGGCAATCAGGACTTCTCCTCCATCTTCGTCTTCCGCAATAAAGGCTAGTTATCCACAGGTCCGCCGGGCGTGCGGGCCGAAATTCTCCCTTTCGGCCCTAGTTATCCACAGGTTTGCGCGCTCGTCCTCGCGCGGGTTGCGCGCCGTAGCTTAGGCTGCGGGGCATGACAGCTCTTCAGACTTATCTCGCGGCCTTGGCGCCCGGCATCGACATCGTTGCCGGGTGCGTCGGCATGTCTGAAGACCAGCTGCGCGCCGCCGGGGCGCCCAATAAGACGGCCCGCACCTTGCTCACGCTTGCCGACGCCCTCTTTGCCCCCACCTCCTTTACCCGCCTCCAACGCCAGGCGGTTACCGCCGCCCGCGACCGCGCCCACCCACTGCCCACGCTGGAGGTCATCGAGCGCTACGCTTCCCGCGCCAAGACCAAGCGCGATGCCTGGCGCCTGCGCGTGGAGCTATGCCGCACCGCCGCCGATACCGATGAGATGGAAAAGCTGGCGCGCAAGAAGCTGCGCGAGCTCAATCCCCCAGCCCCGCCGCGCCCCGGCGTGCGCATCCGCCGCCGCAAGGACGCGCCGTGGACCCTCGCGATTACCGGGCCATCCTCGCTCATCGCTGACCTGGAATCCAGCCTGGACGAGGACGCGCCCCTCGACTCCGTTGCGGAGCTCTTCTCCCCTTCCGGCGCCGCCCCAGTCTCCCGTCCGACCATTACGACGAATGCGATCATCACGCTCGACGAGCTCGACCGCATCATCGACGGCGACGGCGAAGAAATCACCATCCAGCTCACCAACGGTGCCCGCATCACCGGCACGGAACTCGTCTCGCGCACGCTGGCAGAGCGCGGCCTTATCACCCTCGTTCACCCCTTCGAGGGCGCAGTCAACCTCTATCGCACGGAGCGCATGGCCAGCGAAAAACAGCGGCTCATGGCTGCTGCCGAAAATCCGGTGTGCCCGTGGCTGGAGTGCAACTACCCGGCGGATAAATGCCAAGTGCACCACTTGCAGGCGTGGCGGCACGGCGGCAATACCAATATGGCAAACCTCGCCACCTGCTGCCCGTACCACGACGGCGTCAACGACGACGATCCAAATGCCCCGCCGATCCGCGGGCGTCTCGTGCGGCGCCGAGGTCGCGTGGTGTGGCAGCCACCATGGGCCGATCCCGCACCGGCTCCCAGCCCGGATGCGCCCGTTCCGCCGGCCCCGGCGGATCCCCAGCTCTAATCCCCAGCCTCGCCGCAAGGCAGCAGGTAGCCCTGCTGCCTCTTTGGCGTGCCCGCACCAAGCCGCAGCGCGGATCGGACGGCGCACGGCGTACGATGCCGTGACAGGCGGGCTGCGATTGCTAGTGGATACGGCTAGCAGGCACCGCTAGCGGACGATACGCCCGGCGGCAGCGCGGGCATCCGCGATGACGTTAGGGACGCCAACCCCGCCGGCCCAGGCACCGGTGGCATCGATACCCGGCGTCGCTGCGAGCGCACCGCGCACGCCGGCCACGGTTTCGAGGTGGCCGGCGTCGTAGCGCGGCAAACCGCCGAACCAACGTTGGGTAAAAATCTCGGCGACGCCCGCGGCACGGCCGTCGAAGCCGGTGAGTCGCTGGAGGTCGTCGAGGGCGTAGTCGACGAGGTCATCCTCCTCGGCGCGGACGATGACATCATCGCCAAAGCGGCCGAAGGAGGCGCGCACGAGAGCCCCGCCGCGCCCTGCCAAGTGCGGCCACTTGCGCGAGGACAGGGTGAAGGCCTTGGCATGAACGTCGTCTTGGTCGGTGGCGACGAGGATGCCGGAGTTCTGCGGCAACGCGTTGCCGGCCGGGTCCGTGTCAGACTCGAATTTCAGGCCCACAACTGCCGACGCCGCCAGCTTCACCCCTTTCAGCCGCTCCGCCGCCTGCGGGGCAACCTTGGGTAGCAACCGCGCTGCGGTCGGTGCCGGGGTGGCCACCAGGACGCGGTCAAAGGGAGCGGTGTCGCCGGGTGCGCCGGCTAGGCAGAATTTTTCGCCCTCGCGAGTGATGCCGGAGATGAAGGTATCGAGGTAGATTTTGGCGCGGGATTGCTCGGCCAGTGCCTCATAAAGTTCTGCGTATCCACCGCGGAAGGTCTGGAAGACGGGGCCGCCGCTGCTCGGCTTGGCCGCGCGGGCCTCTTCCAACGAGCGAACCGCGGCCGAGAGGGTGACTGGGCCGCGCTCGGAGAGCGCGTCGAGGGTCTCGGCCAGCGCTGGGATGGTCGCGCGTAACCCCAGTTCATCAGCCGAGCAGGAGTACACGCCGCCGAGGAGGGCGGAGATGACGTGGTCTACAAGGTCGTCGCCAAACTGCCGGCGCACTAGACGGCCCACGGAGACGTCGCTGCCGGCCGTCCACTCGAAGGGCTCCTCGTTGTCGATGCGGCGGGTGGTCTCGGCCGAGACCAAGTGAGCGACAGGCTCCGAATGCGAAGGAATGCCCATCATCCCGCCGCGCGGCAGTGGCTTAAGCTCGCCGGAGTACACCAGCGAATGCAGGCCGGAGGGCTCGACCAAGCTGCCGCCTAGGCCGAGGGATTCGATAAATTCCACGGCGTC from Corynebacterium tuberculostearicum includes the following:
- a CDS encoding metal ABC transporter permease; protein product: MTLAATACLLAVLTAVACALPGTFVVLQGQAMLIDGIGHAVLPGIAVGYLLTSDIDSPLLLIAAAAGALAVALGTRWLQRSALVTADAALGLIFPALFAAGVILISTRMSHVHIDVHAVLVGDVNLAAFSNPHYCYVMAAVLAANAIFFVLSLPRLAAISFDAAFCTVRGVHSRAVQTTFMAVVACTATAAFHAVGAMLVIALMVFPTMTARLFTRRVPTLMLAACGIAALSAVAGFWLAYWLDAATSAAMTVTNATLFFAALAAYRLRRRAYLG
- a CDS encoding 1,4-dihydroxy-2-naphthoate polyprenyltransferase, translating into MSASKSAPHSKDHSAGRFSATAQDWLEGARPHTWANAFAPVVAGTGAAFGIGGGHVVRALLALIVAWALIIGVNYANDYSDGIRGTDDDRTGPQRLTGGGLARPQHVKLAAFAAFAVAGMAGFALSLAAHAWWLILIGALCIAGAWFYTGGKNPYGYRGLGEVAVFVFFGLVAVLGTEFTQAGRLSWSGLALAVGIGTMSSGVNLVNNIRDIPSDAETGKITLAVRLGNDKARLLFTVLLLLPFLLTIGIAFSSWLALAGLVYFPFALRAIRTVNRGAQGPELIPVLGLTGRAMLMWAVIEAAALIIV
- a CDS encoding DUF4229 domain-containing protein translates to MTHNPEPPKPDPELRRRSRAALWKYGLARVVLFIALTAVIEILAIAIGFPIPVLVAALLALFVALPLSMLIFKKWRIEATQTLAEYSAQRKAHKRWVQAELEGRAAQD
- a CDS encoding helix-turn-helix domain-containing protein — encoded protein: MAEHTSPRHKQGKPAGDNAVILGLGAQFAERRRELGILQQQLADAAGISRSTLHTIEHGGAGVRWEKITAVAEALGLEMRFVPKDS
- the ccsB gene encoding c-type cytochrome biogenesis protein CcsB, with translation MQIDQNLSNFSDIAVQTAFVVYCVALFLSLFYYGRMQGIIEGRRAVKSQAAKVLVGAGAGGVDKQSYEGEVAQSSSGITADELKEKERKADKLGGMTSALMWVGIALHAAAIVLRGLATGRFPFGNLYEYVLMVSFGVLLVGNMAMQRKEWRTVWPWLLTPVLALMFYGSTKLYAESAPVVPALQSHWLPIHVTVVSLGASIGIISGIVSLLTLLRMAQPKHAEHGLLGAVARPLPSAAKIDQLAYRLAVITLPTLGLGIILGAIWAESAWGRFWGWDPKETVSFATWILYAAYLHARATPAFRKAAPWINVMAMALMVFNLFFINMVVSGLHSYAGLN
- a CDS encoding cytochrome c biogenesis protein ResB; this encodes MKYFRKAWHWLTSMRTALALLFLLALAAIPGSLLPQRDLNEQNVQDFIESNGNVAKIYDKLQLFDVFSSVWFQAIFVLLAISLVGCILPRSWNHYKAWKTPPTRAPKYLHKLPLAAEGHSEKNEEELSAEIQKRLKKWRVAEYSPEEDRAGVHTFSAERGYGRELANLIFHVALVAILVTVAAGKLVNYEGQVIVVTESGSQGGGQTLDQSTEFCNTSTSNFDSFRAGPLFDGTGLHPFCLIAHDFAAEYLPNGQAEMFTSNVSYAEGEDIYKDDSEWKDYELKVNHPLRLAHNRVYLQGHGYAPTVTVEWPNGEKRTQTIQFQPNDTTFFLSSGAMRFDPPAGMHPDLYDRRQNQIAIQGLFAPTAEWSGENGKLLQSSYPGLNDPAMAIDIYRGDAGLDTGTPQSFFSLDPNLVQSGQLQKIDRVNLNQGEDVTLDDGTKITFDGASEFANYQVSYDPFQKWVLASALVMLISLVGSLIIKRRRVYIRLRPNAAGGTDVEMGGLARTDRAGWSEEFHELHRALLELPDPDEVEEDELYTDD
- a CDS encoding cytochrome c biogenesis CcdA family protein translates to MDNAASIGTTFAEAATSGPLILGLLAAALAGLVSFASPCVIPLVPGYISYLAGVVGGEVTFDGELGVGVGKRRQWAVVLASALFILGFTVVFLLATVSVFGAISALRLNEEMLMRIGGGVTILMGVVFLGAIPALQKDTRMAPKRWTTWLGAPLLGGIFALGWTPCLGPTLAAIMSVSAGTEGMTAARGVLLIIFYCLGLGLPFLLVALGSARAMRTISWARKHSHTIQIIGGVAMILVGLALVTGLWGEFISLIRQWTGNFGATLI
- a CDS encoding TlpA disulfide reductase family protein; translation: MALQRRRAVGAVLAAAAVALPLAGCSQDSDNAQNAVATGGNFEFITPGGEKVINYEESERKPLRTFSGDNVRDTDKTISLEDYDGEIVVLNSWGQWCAPCRSEADDLQEIHSEVQKRKIGTVLGINVRDYNPQVSNDFLEDNGLEYPSIYDPPFKTAAALGGVPTSVVPTTIVLDKQHRPATVFLRSITAKDVMDVVDKLEKE
- a CDS encoding histidine phosphatase family protein translates to MTRTIVHLVRHGEVHNPEKILYGRIPGYHLSSRGHSMAARTAESFRDHDVTYLAASPLQRAQETAQPIAEVTGLDVDVDKTLIESGNRFEGLRTKGLRSALWNPRRWPLLVNPLEPSWGESYEQIAERMLGSIERARTAAAGHEAILVSHQLPIVMVQRTVLGQRLPHAPWNRECDLASVTSLLFEDNQVTDIFYSSPAQEI